GGTACCCTTTGCTACTAGAACTGAAACAGAGCAACGTTTTCGCGCCCAGCAATTTAGCCAAATCACTGGCTTCCCTTGTTTAGATCAAGCCACATTAACCGTACAACAATTGGTAGACAACATTTGTCGTCTACTATCTCAGCCAGTTAATCCCCACTGCAACATACAAATAAATGGTGCAGAACAAACCATTAAACAACTAGAAGGTTTTTTAAACGAATAACCCCATGAGTTGGCAGCAATTAGCAACAGAAATTAAAACCTGGGAAAAAGCGAAAAAAACCATCACCCTGTGGTGGCGAGATGATGATGCCCATGCCAACAGCCCTGCACTGGAACAATTAATTCAGTTAACCCATACACATCAAATTCCTGTTTGCCTGGCAGTTATTCCCAGTCAGCTGGAACTGTCGTTGATCGAACTGGTTGAACAATATCCTTTGGTTTGGCTGAGCCAACATGGGTATAGCCATCAAAACCATGCCCCGGCTGATCAACGAAAATGCGAATTAGGTACCAACCGACTTTTTGAAGTTATCGCCAGTGAATTATTAACAGGTCAAAATATCCTGCAACAGGCACTTCCAAAACAGTTCTTTCCGATACTAGTCCCTCCCTGGAACCGGATGGCAAAAGCACTAATAAACGAGCTAGCCAATATGCATTATATTGGCTTATCCACTTTAGGTCCCCGCACGACAAGAAAAGATCTAGTGGTACAAAATGTTCATGTGGATATCATTAATTGGAAACAACGACAGTTTGCTGGTGAACAACACTGCCTGGAACAACTGACCCAACATTTGAAAGCACGACGTTTAAATCAGGTTGATTGCCAAGAAGCTACCGGGTTAATGACCCACCACTTGGCACATGATGATGGCTGCTGGCAGTTTTGCCAACAATTATGTGAATTTTTACAACCTTACTCGCATATAAAATGGCAAAAGCCCAATTTGTTATTTAGTAAAGCCAGTGTGGTTTCGCTTAAAACTACGCCTAATAGTTAAACCAAGGACACTTTTAAAATGATTTTAATGAACGCAAAAATAACCCTAAGCCCCCAATAGACAGTACTAAAATAGTAATTAAATCAAAAGCAGACATCGCCTTAAGGCTAAAGTGAATAGACGTAATGACCCCAAATATTAATGCGACCAAAGCACCAATAAATAAAACCCAACCTATTATGTTCTTGGCATCATAGAAAACCAACCCAATCCCAAACATAAAGGGGATCATCACCATACCATTGGTAATTGTAAAATTAGCGCCCCATCCTGAAAAGCTATATAAACCCATACCCATTCCAAATGTTGAGCGCACAGAAATTGCGTTAAATAACAGGTAAAAGCCACCACACATCATGATTAAACCAATAAAAAACAACCCTATTCCTCCGGATGTTCCTCCCGCACCTCTCATTGATTTTTATCCTCTTAATCAGCTATCACCTGCCTTACAGCCTGCTGCGCCAGTATTGCAGCTTCACTTAATCTTGCTGAAGGAGAAGTTTCATCTTGATTAGTTAACAGCCGGTATATTTCTGGGTACATT
This genomic interval from Spartinivicinus ruber contains the following:
- a CDS encoding polysaccharide deacetylase family protein, which codes for MSWQQLATEIKTWEKAKKTITLWWRDDDAHANSPALEQLIQLTHTHQIPVCLAVIPSQLELSLIELVEQYPLVWLSQHGYSHQNHAPADQRKCELGTNRLFEVIASELLTGQNILQQALPKQFFPILVPPWNRMAKALINELANMHYIGLSTLGPRTTRKDLVVQNVHVDIINWKQRQFAGEQHCLEQLTQHLKARRLNQVDCQEATGLMTHHLAHDDGCWQFCQQLCEFLQPYSHIKWQKPNLLFSKASVVSLKTTPNS